CATTCTAACCTGGCTTCTTTCTTCGAGGGCTCTCTCCGTAGCATCCAGAGGCGGACTCAAGTATTTCAAAAGAGATAACGCACCAAAAAACTCTACTGAACGTTGCCTGGACTGTCCTCTGAAAGAAAACTGTCCCTATTCTGCTGTGACGCAGTACTTATCAGACAATATTGACTGGCCTGTGAATACGATCGGCAACGACATGTCTCTTGAAGGGCGTAGAGAGATTCTGCGTACGAGCAGTTACGGAAGATGTGTTTTCAGAAGCGACAACAACGTCGCTGATTATCAAAATGTGCTTATCTCGTTTGATAATGCGGTTGAGGCTTGTTTCTCAATGAATGCGTTCACAACTTCAAAGACTAGGAAGATACGTATCAGTGGCAGCCATGGAGAGATAACCGGCGATTTTGAAAAGGACAGTTTAGAAGTTGAACTCTTTTCCGGCGACCACAAGGCTTATCTGACAACAAACGATGGCTCGAGGCACGGAGGCGGCGATAGAGAAATCGTAAGAGATTTCGTGAGATACTTGCAAGGGAAAACGGGGTCGCTATCCACTACATTTGAAAACTCTATTCAGAGCCATCTGATGTGCTGGGCCGCGGAAAAATCCAGGCTCACGGGAGGTATGCCCGTCGATCCCTGGAGTCTTGTGGATCTATGAACTCTCGCCCGTCAACTTGACAAAGACATCTTCCAGAGAGGGTTTTTTTTGCTCAATGTCAATCACTTCAAGTTTCATCCGCAAGACCGCGGGAAGGATATTCTCGATAGTCCATCCCGGCTGAAAGTCAATCTTCACTACCCCATCAACCCTGGTTTCGCTCTGATAACCCTCGATCTTTTCAAAGGAGAAAACAGATGAGTCCTTTACCGTAACTGTGACTCGATCTTTCTTCAGCGAACCCCGAATATCTTCCAGTTTCCCACTAGAGATCAACTCTCCTCTGTGCATTATGCCAACTGACTTCGCAATGTTCTCAGCCTCACCCATCACGTGTGTAGTTAGGATTATTGTAATTCCCGATTCATTGAGCTCTCTCACCATGTTTCTAATAGTCCTCGTCGAATGGGGATCCAGTCCCAGGGTGGGTTCATCCAAAAATAGTATCTCCGGATCATGAAGCAAAGCCCTTATGAAATTCACTCTCTGCTTCATCCCGGTCGAAAAGATTCTGACCGGCTTGTTTTTCCAGTCAAGCATATCCACCTTCTCGAGGAGATCGTAAATCCTCTTCAGAGCGGCCTTTCTACCAACACCGAGCATCGAAGCAAAGAAAAGCAAATTTTCGACCGGAGTGAGCCGATCATAAAGAATAACCCGCTCCGAAACAAGCCCTACCTTCTGCCTAATCTCTCTTACCTCACTGCTCAAATCCATTCCTGAGACTCTCACGTTGCCCGAAGTAGGCTTCATCAGTCCTGTAAGGATCCTTATTAAGGTTGACTTGCCGGCTCCGTTCGGTCCGAGAAGGCAGTAGAGATCGCCATTCCCTATTGAAAGGGAGATATTCTTAAGAGCTTCAAAAGAACCATACTTCTTTACGAGATTCGATGTAACAATCGCAGCCAACTATAACCACCTCAACGAATATTCTACTACATTTCCTGTAAATGGCTCTTGATGTTGTTCCATGTTGAACCACATGACTGCCGTTCAGTCTAAATGTTAGCCTAGATCTTTGACAAGCTACTGGGAGTGGATTTCTATATTTATATTCTCCGTTCATTCATAACTCTGATTGTGTACTATTGACGGCATCCTCAAAATCTGATATATTTAGATTCGTGAGCGGGGAGTAGCGCAGTTGGAAGCGCGCCTGTCTTGGGCACAGGAGGTCGCAGGTTCAAATCCTGTCTTCCCGACCAAGGGTCATTTGTGCGGCTGTAGCTCAATTGGTAGAGTATCGCCCTTCCAAGGCGAATGTTGCGGGTTCGACTCCCGTCGGCCGCTCCAGCGCCCGTGGCTCAATGGATAGAGCACTGGACTTCTAATCCGGGGGTTGCAGGTTCGAGTCCTGCCGGGCGCGCCATGTAACACACATGGTGGTTGTAGCTCAGTTGGAAGAGCGCCTGACTGTGGATCAGGCGGCCGCGGGTTCGAACCCCGCCAGCCACCCCACTTCTTCTTTGTTTTATGCGCCCGTGGCTCAACGGATAGAGCATCGGATTTCGGCTCCGATGGTTGCGGGTTCAAATCCTGCCGGGCGCACCATCCTATATCTCTCTCCCAGTAGCATGACAGATCTCAAGAGGAGGTAGCAGTCATGGAAGTTCTGAAGGTAGCAACCCACTCAAAACCAAATGCAGTCGCTGGCGCACTTGCCGGAGTACTCAGAGAGAAGGGCAGCGCAGAGATTCAGGCTATCGGGGCAGGCGCAGTCAATCAGGCAATCAAAGCAATTGCAATTGCAAGAGGTTACGTTGCTCCCAGCGGCATGGATCTCGTATGCGTTCCAAGCTTTTCGGATGTAGAGATCGACGGGGAAGTGAGAACGGCAATACGGTTTTATGTAGAACCAAAGAAGTAATTTGCAGATAAAAAGAAGGCCCCAGAAGGGGCCTTCTATTTTTACCTGACTTCAGCTACAGCAACCTCTCCGGGACCAAGAGAGAGATGGAAGTCTCCTCCTACATCCCATTCCGATTGCCCATCGAATCCCTTGAGTTTCCACTGAACCTTATGGTTTCCCCTCCACGTGTGAAAACCGAGGTCGATGTGGAACTCCTTCATTGCCTCGAAGTCTCCATTTGCAACCATCAAGAGTCCTTTGACTCCATTCCAGTAGAACAACCCTACAGATGTCTTATCTTCTTCCCAGAGTAGTTTGGGATTGTTGGAATTCAGCAAATCGAGATTACTTCTTCTAATTGAAGAAAGAAGTGAAATCAGGTCGATCAGGTCATCATCTGCATTCCAGTGGAGAACGTAAGGGTCGAAGAAAGCTAGCTTCCCATAAAAAGGATCATTTGGGGGCAGAACATACCGACCCTCTTCATCGTTATCCAGTCCTAGGTTCATCGGTTGAATCTCAAAGATCTCCTGTCCGGAGTTGATATATGTAATGCCGTGGGGCAAGAAGTAATTAAGTATTGTCGCAAAACGGGAAAAACGCCTCCCGTTCTTTCTAGCAGCCGCTCTCGGTGTGTCGGGAGTTTCGATACCTGCCAGAGTCGGCAGTCTCATACTCGGCAGAACCTCATAGAGAAGCTCTTTTAGCTTTCCTTCATTGATTCTTGGTTCCATCCACCACGTATTCCCGAGAATACAGTCGTATCCTGACCGTCTGGCCTTTTCATCATTTCCCATTACTAGTTCTTCTGCGATGATCGCAAAGGAGGGGTCTCTCTCTTTGGCTTTACGGATTATTCTTAATTCCAGCTCCCTTGGAAGGGCATGTCCCATATCCAATCTTGCACCATCAACACCAAACTTCTCATTATAAAAAGGC
The Mesotoga sp. BH458_6_3_2_1 DNA segment above includes these coding regions:
- a CDS encoding Gfo/Idh/MocA family protein, producing the protein MVDIIMIGAGNRGYFAYGEALKTVEESRVVAIAEPDKLRRERFAERHGIRTEDSVADWKVLLSRPKFADGVIVATPETVHVEPTIEALARGYSVLLEKPISVGLSGVAALTESGVDISRLFVAHVLRYSSFFKQLKSLLDSDSVGRIQAVEYTEQVSFYHFAHSYVRGNWRDSTQTGPSILSKSCHDMDILTWLLSSRALSVASRGGLKYFKRDNAPKNSTERCLDCPLKENCPYSAVTQYLSDNIDWPVNTIGNDMSLEGRREILRTSSYGRCVFRSDNNVADYQNVLISFDNAVEACFSMNAFTTSKTRKIRISGSHGEITGDFEKDSLEVELFSGDHKAYLTTNDGSRHGGGDREIVRDFVRYLQGKTGSLSTTFENSIQSHLMCWAAEKSRLTGGMPVDPWSLVDL
- a CDS encoding ABC transporter ATP-binding protein, encoding MAAIVTSNLVKKYGSFEALKNISLSIGNGDLYCLLGPNGAGKSTLIRILTGLMKPTSGNVRVSGMDLSSEVREIRQKVGLVSERVILYDRLTPVENLLFFASMLGVGRKAALKRIYDLLEKVDMLDWKNKPVRIFSTGMKQRVNFIRALLHDPEILFLDEPTLGLDPHSTRTIRNMVRELNESGITIILTTHVMGEAENIAKSVGIMHRGELISSGKLEDIRGSLKKDRVTVTVKDSSVFSFEKIEGYQSETRVDGVVKIDFQPGWTIENILPAVLRMKLEVIDIEQKKPSLEDVFVKLTGESS
- a CDS encoding stage V sporulation protein S, with protein sequence MEVLKVATHSKPNAVAGALAGVLREKGSAEIQAIGAGAVNQAIKAIAIARGYVAPSGMDLVCVPSFSDVEIDGEVRTAIRFYVEPKK